A genomic segment from Legionella micdadei encodes:
- a CDS encoding cryptochrome/photolyase family protein gives MTTALVWFRQDLRLTDNPALFEACTRHKNIIPLYILDGKNSVLGQAQAWWLHHSLNSLKNSLNDKLGLKLVLRKGNPLEVILELVNTCSINAIYWNRCYEPLVIERDKRIKSSMQELGLEVLSFNGSLLHEPWTIKNKSGDYFKVFTPYWNACRQPLFPQPANEIINRPTGIDTVSDKLNEWGLLPSLGWASQFPVFWTPGEEGAQQKLCHFIAHHLNGYKTNRNFPIKQATSRLSPHLHFGEINPWSILRAVELAKLDPNCDLVSAEHFLSELGWREFSYYLLYHVPTLSYENFKKEFDAFPWHNDEQLLTCWQKGMTGYPIIDAGMRELWATGYMHNRVRMIAASFLTKGLFIDWRLGADWFLDTLVDADLANNSASWQWVAGCGADAAPYFRIFNPVLQSQKFDPDGSYIRRWVPELSSLKNEVIHAPWEAVNSAEIYGQTKYPRPIVNHNEARAIAMAYYNQLKKKRSV, from the coding sequence ATGACTACTGCCCTTGTTTGGTTTAGACAAGATTTACGATTAACCGATAATCCCGCATTATTTGAGGCCTGTACCCGGCACAAAAACATTATTCCTCTCTATATTTTGGATGGAAAAAACAGTGTTCTTGGACAAGCACAGGCGTGGTGGCTTCATCATAGCCTTAATTCGTTAAAGAATTCGCTAAATGATAAGTTGGGGCTAAAACTTGTTTTACGCAAAGGCAATCCCTTGGAGGTTATTTTAGAGTTAGTTAACACCTGCTCTATAAACGCTATTTATTGGAATCGTTGTTACGAACCTTTAGTCATTGAACGCGATAAGCGAATTAAGAGTTCCATGCAAGAGCTTGGATTAGAAGTGCTCAGTTTTAATGGGAGCCTATTGCATGAACCGTGGACTATTAAGAATAAAAGTGGCGATTATTTTAAAGTGTTTACTCCTTATTGGAATGCTTGCAGACAACCCCTTTTCCCGCAACCGGCTAATGAAATAATCAATCGACCTACCGGCATAGATACTGTCAGTGATAAACTTAACGAATGGGGGCTTTTACCGAGCCTGGGTTGGGCTTCTCAATTCCCCGTTTTTTGGACTCCAGGTGAGGAGGGGGCGCAACAAAAATTATGCCATTTCATAGCCCATCATCTTAATGGCTATAAGACAAATCGTAACTTCCCTATAAAACAGGCTACTTCACGACTATCTCCCCATCTACACTTTGGTGAAATAAATCCGTGGTCTATTTTAAGAGCTGTTGAATTAGCAAAGCTGGATCCCAACTGTGACTTAGTTTCTGCAGAACATTTCTTATCAGAGTTGGGTTGGAGAGAATTTTCTTATTATCTTCTTTACCATGTGCCGACCTTGTCCTATGAGAATTTTAAAAAAGAATTTGATGCTTTTCCTTGGCATAACGATGAACAATTATTAACATGTTGGCAAAAGGGAATGACAGGTTATCCTATTATTGATGCAGGGATGAGAGAGCTATGGGCTACTGGCTATATGCATAATCGAGTACGTATGATTGCTGCATCTTTTCTCACTAAGGGATTGTTTATTGATTGGCGCCTAGGGGCTGATTGGTTTTTGGATACCTTAGTTGATGCGGATCTAGCCAATAATAGTGCAAGTTGGCAGTGGGTTGCAGGCTGTGGTGCTGATGCTGCACCATATTTTCGTATTTTTAATCCGGTGCTACAAAGTCAAAAATTTGATCCTGATGGGTCATATATTCGTCGTTGGGTTCCTGAACTGTCTTCTTTAAAAAATGAGGTCATCCATGCCCCTTGGGAAGCGGTTAATTCCGCTGAGATTTACGGACAAACCAAATATCCAAGACCTATAGTTAATCATAATGAAGCTCGCGCCATCGCAATGGCTTATTATAATCAGTTAAAAAAGAAGAGAAGTGTATGA
- a CDS encoding TspO/MBR family protein, whose protein sequence is MAKLIIWIVVFQAIGFLLGLFTQTNIHPWYESLNKSSLTPPGAVFSIVWTVLYVLLAVIGWTLSGHKNEHHYKSIYYLFAAQMLMNWLWTPLFFQLHWLKFSAIWLVSLTVLNWVIMMKVKNKQKGITLLIIPYVLWLIFASYLNVVIAVMN, encoded by the coding sequence ATGGCTAAATTGATTATTTGGATTGTTGTCTTTCAAGCGATCGGATTTTTATTAGGGTTGTTCACACAAACCAATATTCATCCATGGTATGAGAGCCTAAATAAATCATCTTTAACCCCTCCAGGAGCAGTGTTTTCTATTGTTTGGACAGTACTGTATGTTTTGCTGGCAGTAATTGGTTGGACTTTGTCAGGCCACAAAAACGAACATCATTATAAATCAATCTATTATTTATTTGCGGCGCAGATGCTTATGAATTGGCTCTGGACGCCACTCTTTTTCCAGCTTCATTGGTTGAAATTTAGCGCCATTTGGCTTGTTAGCCTAACCGTCTTGAACTGGGTTATTATGATGAAAGTTAAAAATAAACAAAAAGGGATCACTTTATTGATCATACCTTATGTTCTCTGGCTTATTTTTGCTTCTTATCTCAATGTTGTGATAGCGGTCATGAATTAG
- a CDS encoding 5-(carboxyamino)imidazole ribonucleotide synthase, with amino-acid sequence MKIGILGGGQLARMLSMSAHTLGIKTICLDPNKEACAENLSVVIKGEYTDKNVLKHFLENADFVTLETENIPLDAVEFINSIKPVYPSINALKISQDRYLEKSFLKSLGIATAEFTEVNTMKQLEDGIDKIGLPAILKTRRMGYDGKGQFLIRNHSELPLAWQELQQQPLILEKFVPFQYEISQIAVRNKKADIQFYPLIHNHHKEGILRWSEAPFKNKVLEEECRRITTIILDELNYVGVITVEFFYDGHRVMVNEIAPRVHNSGHLTIEGAATSQFENHLRAIFDLPLGSASFLGDCFLLNFIGEMLPIQTCLKYAGVHYHDYEKTPRPNRKVGHATLVSWQTSSYDKTKQELKSLLGIHEDG; translated from the coding sequence ATGAAAATTGGCATTTTGGGTGGTGGGCAATTAGCAAGAATGCTATCAATGAGCGCCCATACTTTAGGAATTAAAACCATATGCCTCGATCCCAATAAAGAGGCTTGTGCAGAAAACTTAAGTGTAGTGATAAAGGGAGAGTACACCGATAAAAACGTTCTAAAGCATTTTTTAGAGAACGCAGATTTTGTGACGCTTGAAACAGAAAATATTCCCCTAGATGCAGTGGAGTTTATCAATAGCATAAAACCTGTCTATCCTTCTATCAATGCGTTAAAAATTTCACAAGATAGGTATCTTGAAAAATCCTTTCTTAAATCGCTTGGTATCGCAACTGCTGAATTTACCGAAGTCAATACTATGAAACAGCTTGAGGATGGGATTGATAAGATTGGTCTACCAGCCATATTAAAGACGAGGCGTATGGGATATGATGGAAAAGGACAATTCCTTATCCGAAATCATTCTGAATTGCCGTTAGCGTGGCAAGAATTGCAACAGCAACCCTTGATTTTGGAAAAATTTGTTCCTTTTCAATATGAAATATCGCAGATTGCTGTGCGCAACAAAAAAGCTGATATCCAATTTTATCCATTAATACACAATCATCACAAAGAAGGGATATTGCGCTGGTCTGAGGCCCCGTTCAAAAACAAAGTTCTTGAAGAAGAGTGCAGAAGAATCACAACGATCATTTTAGATGAGTTAAATTATGTCGGGGTTATAACGGTAGAGTTTTTTTATGATGGACATAGGGTAATGGTGAATGAAATTGCTCCACGAGTGCATAATTCTGGGCATTTAACCATTGAAGGTGCGGCAACGAGTCAGTTTGAAAACCATTTGCGGGCAATTTTTGATCTTCCTTTAGGAAGTGCCTCCTTTTTAGGCGATTGTTTTTTACTTAATTTTATAGGGGAGATGCTCCCCATCCAAACCTGCTTGAAGTATGCGGGGGTTCATTACCATGATTATGAAAAAACACCACGGCCTAATCGGAAAGTAGGTCATGCTACCCTCGTCAGTTGGCAAACTTCCAGCTACGACAAGACAAAACAAGAACTAAAATCCCTTTTAGGAATCCATGAAGATGGATAA
- a CDS encoding MFS transporter, translated as MKKNLILLLVSFAMLMEAIDTTVINTAIPVMAKSFKVNPIDLKIALISYLLSLAIFIPISGWIADKFGVKKVFMGALAFFTLSSIWCGFTQNLPELIIARILQGLGGSLTLPVGRLIIIRTCERHELVAKMSIVVMVAALGMMSGPVVGGFITFHLSWRWIFWINAPIGFFTLLLATKLLPEMPPRPVHSLDKIGFILFGSSLAILTFGLATLSESDVENSQSATIIAVSCFLFFFYCWHSKNKQYPIVKVELLGIRTFKVSVIGNLLARLGFGGIPFLLPLLFQVSLGYSPQLSGLLLAPIALGVLIVKPLSLRILRLFGYKKLLLLNTFLVGLSLWSFLWVNQTTSLVIIVLLTFFYGFLIALQYTGMNSLAYANVEQENISAATSIMSTVQQLSQSFGVAVAAILVRFFSVTSHPLELTLKTFHASFFTLGIITLCSGGIFIILKKEDGHELIEHGR; from the coding sequence ATGAAAAAAAATCTTATTCTTTTACTTGTTTCATTTGCCATGCTTATGGAGGCAATTGACACCACAGTAATCAACACAGCTATTCCGGTTATGGCAAAAAGTTTTAAAGTTAATCCAATTGATTTAAAAATAGCCCTAATCAGCTATCTTTTAAGCTTAGCAATCTTCATTCCGATTAGTGGGTGGATTGCAGACAAATTTGGGGTTAAGAAAGTATTTATGGGAGCATTGGCTTTTTTTACGTTAAGTTCCATTTGGTGTGGCTTTACCCAAAATTTACCAGAATTGATTATTGCCCGCATACTGCAAGGGCTGGGTGGATCGTTAACATTACCAGTAGGACGATTGATCATTATCCGCACTTGTGAACGCCATGAATTAGTAGCCAAAATGTCAATTGTTGTCATGGTTGCTGCCCTGGGTATGATGTCCGGCCCAGTAGTTGGCGGTTTCATTACGTTTCATTTATCTTGGCGTTGGATTTTCTGGATAAATGCGCCTATTGGCTTTTTTACTTTATTACTGGCAACTAAATTACTTCCAGAGATGCCGCCCCGCCCAGTCCACTCACTCGATAAAATAGGCTTTATCTTGTTTGGCAGTAGCCTTGCCATTTTAACATTTGGTTTGGCAACCCTTAGTGAATCCGATGTTGAAAATTCGCAATCAGCCACAATCATTGCTGTATCTTGTTTTCTTTTCTTTTTTTATTGCTGGCATTCTAAGAATAAACAATATCCAATTGTTAAAGTTGAATTATTAGGCATTAGAACTTTTAAAGTGTCTGTTATCGGCAATTTACTTGCCCGCTTAGGATTTGGCGGAATCCCCTTTTTGCTGCCATTACTTTTTCAAGTGAGTTTAGGATATTCCCCTCAATTATCAGGGTTACTTTTAGCGCCTATTGCTTTAGGCGTACTTATAGTAAAGCCTTTGTCACTTCGTATTTTGCGCCTTTTTGGTTATAAGAAATTACTGTTACTCAATACTTTTTTAGTAGGATTATCCCTTTGGTCTTTTTTATGGGTCAATCAAACTACATCGCTTGTCATTATTGTCCTACTGACCTTTTTTTATGGGTTTCTAATTGCATTACAGTACACAGGCATGAATTCTTTAGCTTATGCTAATGTTGAGCAAGAAAATATTAGCGCCGCAACGAGTATTATGAGTACAGTTCAACAACTTTCGCAAAGTTTTGGTGTAGCAGTTGCAGCAATTCTGGTCCGCTTTTTTTCAGTAACCTCGCATCCTCTTGAATTAACCCTGAAAACATTTCATGCATCTTTTTTCACGTTAGGCATTATTACTTTATGCTCAGGAGGCATTTTTATCATACTTAAAAAAGAGGATGGACATGAGCTAATTGAGCATGGAAGGTAA
- a CDS encoding SDR family oxidoreductase — translation MKPYFLIFGFGYTAKVLSSKLISQGFRVIGTKRSLDEQESNGSQGVKLIDFNSPKMEDYIGQSSYILIAIPPTSTMSDLVLTKYGGLIRKQARHFQWLGYLSSTGVYGDHQGRWVDEKTVCIPHTPTGITRLKAEQAWLSFAKLNQLPLHVFRLSGIYGPGRNAIERLQKGKKYSVFKEGQVFCRIHVGDIASVLLASMNAINPLSIYNVSDDEPAPAHTVDHYAAALLHREPPPLVPFSEASLSPMEQEFYGNNRRVSNLKMKEELHVSLKYPTFREGLAQIWRDDFAPKKHG, via the coding sequence ATGAAGCCTTATTTTTTAATTTTTGGCTTTGGTTACACAGCTAAAGTACTTTCATCAAAACTGATATCACAAGGTTTCAGGGTAATCGGGACAAAGCGTTCGCTCGATGAACAGGAGTCCAACGGCTCTCAAGGCGTCAAATTAATTGATTTTAATTCCCCCAAGATGGAAGATTATATAGGTCAATCGAGTTATATTTTAATTGCTATTCCCCCCACAAGCACCATGAGTGACTTAGTCTTAACAAAATACGGCGGCTTAATCAGAAAGCAAGCTCGTCATTTTCAATGGTTGGGATATCTTTCATCTACCGGTGTCTATGGCGATCATCAGGGGAGATGGGTTGATGAAAAAACCGTGTGCATACCTCATACGCCAACGGGTATTACACGGTTAAAAGCAGAGCAAGCCTGGTTATCGTTTGCAAAACTAAATCAATTGCCTCTTCATGTCTTTAGGCTATCGGGTATTTATGGACCAGGGCGGAATGCGATTGAACGATTGCAAAAGGGGAAAAAGTACAGCGTATTTAAAGAAGGGCAGGTTTTTTGCCGTATCCATGTAGGTGATATAGCTTCTGTTCTTCTAGCGTCGATGAATGCCATTAACCCCCTATCTATTTACAATGTATCGGACGATGAGCCAGCACCCGCGCATACGGTAGATCACTATGCTGCTGCTTTGCTCCATCGGGAGCCGCCACCCTTAGTTCCATTTTCAGAGGCATCTTTATCACCAATGGAACAAGAGTTTTATGGTAATAACCGGCGTGTTTCTAATTTAAAAATGAAAGAGGAGCTTCATGTAAGCTTGAAGTACCCTACCTTTCGCGAAGGTCTAGCCCAAATTTGGAGAGACGATTTTGCACCTAAAAAACATGGCTAA
- the purE gene encoding 5-(carboxyamino)imidazole ribonucleotide mutase, with the protein MSKKRALVGIIMGSKSDWRILSHAAETLETLSINYETKIVSAHRTPDRLIEYANNAESLGLEIIIAGAGGAAHLPGMVASKTILPVLGVPVPLEILNGLDSLLSIVQMPSGIPVGTLAIGKAGAINASLLAAAMLANKYPDIKSKLKSYREEQTRKVLEADSPQLGTV; encoded by the coding sequence ATGAGTAAAAAACGCGCTTTAGTTGGTATTATTATGGGGTCAAAAAGTGATTGGAGAATATTATCCCATGCAGCAGAGACACTTGAGACTCTAAGTATAAATTATGAAACCAAAATTGTTTCTGCCCATCGCACGCCAGACAGATTAATTGAGTACGCAAATAATGCAGAGTCTTTAGGCTTGGAAATTATTATTGCAGGTGCTGGTGGGGCTGCTCATCTGCCCGGCATGGTTGCTTCAAAAACGATACTTCCAGTATTGGGGGTTCCTGTTCCGCTAGAAATATTAAATGGACTAGATTCGTTATTGTCCATAGTTCAAATGCCATCAGGAATACCGGTTGGTACTTTAGCAATTGGAAAAGCTGGTGCCATTAATGCCTCGTTATTAGCAGCTGCAATGCTCGCAAATAAATATCCAGACATTAAAAGTAAGCTAAAATCTTATCGTGAAGAGCAAACCCGTAAAGTGCTTGAGGCCGATTCACCACAATTAGGAACCGTTTAA
- a CDS encoding APC family permease, which produces MSLIDKILGKPLTLRQRKKQELSILTGIPALGLDSFASTAYGPEAALMILLPLGMAGLHYFSFIMLAVIAVLIMLYLSYQQTTAAYPQGGGAYIVASDNFGKKAGIWAAIALLIDYLLNVAVGISAGVGAVVSAIPILQPYTLLLCLLVLTLLTFLNLRGVRESGLAFVTPTLLFIVCISIAMLIGLFESLRTGGHPQPLVSPPEFPPATETISGWLILSAIANGLTAMTGIEAVSNAVPLFRNPRVRNARWTLTVILLTLALFLLILGYLIPTYHIVAMDEKNPGYQTILSQLIAVTTGKGIFYYFSIFIIFFVLVNSAQTSFIAFPRVCRFLAEDHFLPHFFAERGRRLVFSYGIILLAIFAGLLLILFKGITLSLIPLFAVGAFTAFLFSQSGMVVYWLRNKNKPMAKIKLFFNALGATSTALALIIIIAAKFIEGAWIVVVLIPMVAFLMLQIRRHYKKIAREIGSPLELDVAELKPPVVVVPIQNVDRVAVRAIEFAMLLSDDITAVLIDREGNEQLVKELWDKNVVKPAKKKHAAVPKLKIVKSPYRFIYGPFMRFIKKVKKEKPGQLIAIIIPELIEPHWYEFLLHNVHATGFRTLLFLERDQRTIIITIPWYLRESRT; this is translated from the coding sequence ATGTCACTCATTGATAAAATCTTAGGGAAGCCTTTAACCCTACGCCAACGTAAGAAGCAAGAACTTAGCATTCTTACCGGCATTCCTGCCTTAGGCTTGGACTCTTTTGCCTCCACTGCTTATGGTCCTGAGGCCGCTTTAATGATTTTATTACCATTAGGCATGGCAGGGCTTCATTATTTTTCCTTCATCATGCTAGCAGTCATTGCAGTTCTTATTATGCTTTACCTCTCTTATCAACAAACTACAGCTGCGTACCCTCAGGGCGGAGGAGCTTATATTGTTGCGAGTGATAATTTTGGCAAAAAAGCAGGTATATGGGCTGCAATCGCTTTATTAATCGATTATCTTCTCAATGTTGCCGTTGGCATTTCAGCTGGAGTTGGCGCAGTCGTTTCAGCGATCCCTATACTTCAACCTTATACACTGTTGCTTTGTCTTTTGGTTCTGACTCTCCTTACCTTCCTTAATTTGCGTGGTGTTCGTGAATCTGGATTAGCGTTTGTTACGCCAACGTTGTTATTTATTGTCTGTATCTCTATTGCAATGTTAATTGGATTATTTGAGAGTTTACGAACCGGAGGGCATCCTCAGCCATTGGTATCGCCTCCAGAATTCCCACCTGCAACGGAAACCATCAGCGGATGGTTGATTCTAAGTGCGATTGCTAATGGGCTGACAGCGATGACAGGGATTGAAGCAGTCAGCAATGCTGTTCCACTGTTTCGTAATCCAAGGGTTAGAAATGCCAGATGGACTTTAACTGTAATTTTGCTTACGCTAGCTTTATTTTTATTAATTCTTGGGTATTTAATCCCAACTTATCATATTGTAGCCATGGATGAAAAAAATCCAGGCTATCAAACAATATTATCTCAGTTGATTGCTGTAACTACTGGCAAGGGAATATTTTATTATTTTTCTATCTTTATTATTTTCTTTGTCTTAGTCAATTCAGCACAAACCAGTTTTATTGCTTTTCCGAGAGTATGTCGATTTTTGGCGGAAGATCACTTTCTTCCTCATTTTTTTGCTGAACGAGGGCGCCGTTTAGTTTTTTCATACGGAATCATTTTGTTAGCAATCTTTGCTGGGTTGCTTCTCATCCTTTTTAAAGGAATTACATTAAGTCTAATCCCCTTATTTGCCGTTGGGGCGTTTACTGCATTCCTTTTTTCACAAAGTGGAATGGTTGTTTATTGGCTACGGAACAAGAATAAGCCCATGGCTAAAATTAAATTATTTTTTAATGCGCTGGGCGCTACATCAACCGCTTTAGCACTGATCATCATTATCGCCGCTAAATTTATAGAAGGTGCGTGGATCGTTGTAGTCCTTATTCCAATGGTTGCTTTTCTAATGCTGCAGATTCGCCGGCACTATAAAAAAATAGCGCGTGAAATTGGTTCGCCACTAGAGTTGGATGTTGCTGAATTAAAACCGCCTGTGGTTGTTGTTCCCATTCAAAACGTGGATCGTGTGGCTGTCCGTGCAATTGAATTTGCCATGCTTCTTTCAGATGACATCACAGCAGTTTTAATTGATAGGGAGGGAAATGAGCAGTTAGTGAAAGAGTTATGGGATAAAAATGTAGTTAAACCAGCCAAAAAAAAGCACGCAGCAGTGCCGAAACTAAAAATCGTTAAATCACCTTACCGCTTTATTTATGGGCCTTTTATGAGATTCATTAAAAAAGTAAAAAAAGAAAAACCTGGCCAGTTAATAGCAATCATTATCCCTGAACTCATCGAACCGCACTGGTACGAATTTTTACTGCATAATGTTCATGCAACAGGGTTTCGGACTTTGCTTTTTTTAGAACGCGATCAACGCACCATTATCATTACAATTCCATGGTATTTGCGTGAATCAAGAACCTAA